One stretch of Filifactor alocis ATCC 35896 DNA includes these proteins:
- a CDS encoding Rqc2 family fibronectin-binding protein: MALDGITLRSLVHEMKSKLVNGKIDKITQPEKDEIWLTIRNEKQNHKLLISANSSTPRIHFVNDAKKENPLTAPMFLMLLRKHIGNGTIKSVEQRSTERIVEISIDAYDELRVLKNKTLIIELMGKHSNIILVHTEDRKIIDSIKRVSLNISSVREVLPGLTYQYPPGHKKISPIHRLDEDEFRRLCSNFHSEIYKLFYMSYEGMSPTISKEICYRANVESTEVASSLSEVKTEKLWGTFSRMMSRIEQHEYSPCIVIQRNPHTILDFSAVLLTHYETMELVEYQSIHTACEEFYFLKDRAERIQQRTSALRKKIQTRLDTLQHKTEKQNNEISSSMLLDKDKLYGELLTSYIYQIKTGMSEITLENFYSSNEKITIPLDVQKSPSENIQRYFKRYQKSKNRIEELTEQLAIAQKEISYLENVLLSISQIETYDEISEIQDELAKQGYIRRMGNHKSKKETISSPMEFTSSDGTTILVGKNNTQNDRLTLKLSSPNDTWLHTKDIPGSHVIIRAKQQDISEKTLYEAAVLAAYYSKGKFSSNVPVDYTERKNVKKPSGAKPGMVIYVNNSTIYVTPEESVVEQLKTHTTE, translated from the coding sequence ATGGCATTAGACGGAATCACTTTACGTTCTCTGGTACACGAGATGAAATCCAAATTAGTCAACGGAAAAATAGATAAAATTACACAACCTGAAAAGGATGAAATCTGGCTTACCATTCGAAACGAAAAACAAAACCATAAATTGTTAATCAGTGCCAATTCAAGCACACCGAGAATTCATTTTGTGAATGATGCAAAAAAAGAGAATCCTCTAACTGCGCCCATGTTTTTGATGTTGTTAAGAAAACATATCGGAAACGGAACAATCAAAAGTGTCGAGCAACGCTCTACAGAACGAATTGTAGAAATCTCAATTGACGCGTATGATGAACTTCGGGTGCTGAAAAACAAAACTCTCATTATTGAACTGATGGGAAAACACAGCAATATTATCTTAGTTCACACTGAAGACAGAAAAATTATTGATTCTATCAAAAGAGTAAGTCTAAATATCAGCTCTGTCAGAGAAGTTTTACCGGGACTCACCTATCAATATCCTCCCGGTCATAAAAAAATAAGCCCCATTCATCGACTTGATGAAGATGAATTTCGTCGCTTATGCTCCAATTTTCATTCAGAAATCTACAAGCTGTTTTATATGAGTTACGAGGGAATGAGCCCGACAATTTCAAAAGAAATTTGTTATCGTGCCAATGTCGAATCCACAGAGGTTGCAAGCTCTCTTTCTGAGGTAAAAACAGAAAAATTGTGGGGAACTTTTTCCAGAATGATGTCAAGAATAGAACAGCATGAATACAGTCCATGCATTGTCATTCAGAGGAATCCTCATACAATCCTTGATTTTTCTGCTGTATTGCTGACTCATTATGAAACAATGGAACTTGTCGAGTATCAATCCATCCATACTGCATGTGAAGAATTCTATTTCCTGAAAGATAGAGCGGAAAGAATCCAACAAAGAACTTCTGCTCTTAGAAAAAAAATACAGACTCGTTTAGATACTTTGCAACATAAAACAGAAAAACAAAACAACGAAATTTCATCTTCTATGTTGCTCGATAAGGACAAGCTTTACGGAGAACTCCTCACTTCTTATATTTATCAAATTAAGACAGGGATGAGTGAAATTACATTAGAAAATTTTTATAGCAGCAATGAAAAAATCACCATTCCGTTGGATGTACAAAAAAGTCCTTCTGAAAATATTCAACGATATTTCAAACGATACCAAAAATCCAAAAATCGTATCGAAGAGTTAACAGAACAACTTGCAATTGCACAAAAAGAAATTTCTTACTTGGAAAATGTTCTTTTGTCCATTTCACAAATTGAAACCTATGACGAAATATCAGAAATACAAGATGAGTTAGCAAAACAAGGCTATATCCGACGAATGGGCAACCATAAATCAAAAAAAGAGACCATTTCATCTCCGATGGAATTTACATCCAGTGACGGTACTACAATATTAGTCGGAAAAAACAATACACAAAACGATCGTCTTACTCTGAAACTATCTTCACCTAATGACACTTGGCTTCATACAAAAGATATTCCGGGATCTCATGTCATTATTCGTGCAAAACAGCAAGATATTTCTGAAAAAACCTTATATGAAGCTGCTGTTCTTGCTGCCTACTATAGCAAAGGAAAATTTTCTTCCAATGTTCCTGTTGACTACACAGAACGAAAAAATGTAAAAAAACCAAGTGGAGCAAAACCGGGTATGGTAATCTATGTCAACAACTCTACAATCTATGTTACTCCGGAAGAATCAGTTGTAGAACAGTTGAAAACTCATACAACAGAATAA
- a CDS encoding ribose-phosphate diphosphokinase has protein sequence MNIRGNEIKIFSGNSNITLAQKIADGLGVPLGEAQVKKFSDGEISININESVRGADTYIVQSTCDPVNDNLMELLIMIDALKRASAGRITAVIPYYGYARQDRKAKSRDPITAKLVADLIEAAGADRVLTMDLHANQIQGYFDIPVDHLLGGPILVDYFAKKQIEDLVVVSPDHGSVKRVRAVAEKLDIPMAIVDKRRPKANISEVMNIIGDVKDKNILLIDDMIDTAGTLVNAAEAIRKMGGKEIYASCTHPVFSGPAIQRLKDSCIKEIVILDTIALPKEKEMDKIRVISSAPLFAKAIYKTFNNESLSILFESTEG, from the coding sequence ATGAATATTAGAGGAAATGAAATCAAAATTTTTAGTGGAAATTCGAACATTACGTTGGCTCAAAAAATTGCTGACGGATTAGGAGTTCCTTTGGGAGAGGCACAGGTTAAAAAGTTTAGTGACGGTGAAATATCCATCAATATCAATGAGAGTGTTCGTGGTGCGGACACTTATATTGTGCAATCTACCTGTGATCCTGTAAACGACAATCTTATGGAGCTATTGATTATGATTGATGCTCTGAAGAGAGCCTCTGCAGGAAGAATCACTGCGGTAATTCCATATTACGGATACGCAAGACAGGACAGAAAAGCAAAATCAAGAGATCCGATTACAGCAAAATTGGTTGCGGATTTAATTGAGGCTGCAGGTGCTGACAGAGTATTGACAATGGATTTGCATGCAAACCAAATTCAAGGATACTTTGATATACCGGTAGACCATTTGTTGGGCGGACCGATTTTGGTAGACTATTTTGCAAAAAAACAAATTGAGGATCTTGTAGTGGTATCTCCTGACCATGGAAGTGTAAAGAGAGTAAGAGCGGTAGCGGAAAAATTGGATATTCCGATGGCGATTGTGGATAAAAGAAGACCAAAAGCAAATATCTCTGAAGTAATGAATATTATCGGAGATGTCAAAGATAAAAATATTTTATTGATTGACGATATGATTGATACTGCAGGTACATTGGTAAATGCAGCAGAAGCGATTCGTAAAATGGGAGGAAAAGAAATCTATGCTTCTTGTACTCACCCCGTGTTTTCCGGTCCCGCAATTCAAAGACTGAAGGATTCCTGTATCAAAGAGATTGTTATTTTGGATACCATTGCTTTGCCGAAAGAAAAAGAAATGGATAAGATTCGTGTGATTTCATCAGCGCCTTTGTTTGCAAAAGCAATTTACAAGACATTCAATAATGAATCGTTAAGTATTTTGTTTGAATCTACAGAAGGATAA
- the glmU gene encoding bifunctional UDP-N-acetylglucosamine diphosphorylase/glucosamine-1-phosphate N-acetyltransferase GlmU, whose protein sequence is MSLQSIILAAGKGTRMKSKHPKVMHSIFDVPMIDYVLKNCCALSEKKPIVVVGHAGDTVKEYLSDSADCVFQREQLGTGHAVMMGIDLIEEDDDVLIICGDTPLITDVTLQKMIELKKHSDAVVMSAVVKNPLNYGRIIRNGEHFSKIVEEKDATDEQRQICEINAGTYIISGKVLKEQLGTLKTENSQGEYYLTDVFENVAKEGIVSLCIADEDEIIGINNRQQLAQATQILKRRINHSLMDNGVTILDEDTTYIDPSVVIGQDTIIYPNTRISGNTVIGEDCIIRENTTIENSTIMNGVEIKSSTLLEAVVEEYSTIGPYAYLRPKAHVGKHVKIGDFVEVKNSKIGDYSKASHLAYIGDADVGKNVNIGCGVVFVNYDGKNKHRTTVGDNSFIGSNSNLVAPVEIGDMSFVAAGSTITIDVPDDALCIARNKERIKENWTSRKGLIKKK, encoded by the coding sequence ATGAGTTTACAAAGTATCATTCTGGCAGCAGGAAAAGGTACCAGAATGAAATCGAAGCATCCTAAGGTAATGCATTCTATATTCGATGTTCCGATGATTGATTATGTTTTGAAAAATTGTTGCGCTTTATCAGAAAAGAAACCGATTGTAGTGGTAGGACATGCAGGAGATACCGTAAAAGAGTATCTTTCTGATAGTGCTGATTGCGTTTTTCAGAGAGAACAATTGGGAACAGGACATGCAGTTATGATGGGGATTGACTTGATTGAAGAGGATGACGATGTTCTGATTATATGTGGAGATACTCCGTTGATTACAGATGTCACATTGCAAAAAATGATAGAGTTAAAGAAACACAGTGATGCTGTGGTGATGTCGGCAGTTGTAAAAAATCCATTGAATTATGGCAGAATCATACGAAATGGGGAGCATTTTTCAAAGATTGTAGAAGAGAAAGATGCAACGGATGAACAGAGACAAATTTGTGAAATAAATGCCGGAACATATATTATTTCCGGAAAAGTATTAAAAGAACAACTCGGCACTTTAAAGACAGAAAACAGTCAGGGAGAATATTATTTAACCGATGTTTTTGAAAATGTTGCAAAAGAGGGCATTGTGTCTTTGTGTATTGCAGATGAAGATGAAATTATCGGAATCAACAACCGACAACAATTGGCACAGGCTACACAGATTTTAAAAAGAAGAATTAACCATAGTTTGATGGACAACGGAGTGACTATTTTGGATGAAGATACTACATATATTGACCCTTCCGTTGTGATTGGTCAAGATACCATTATTTATCCAAATACCAGAATTTCAGGAAATACAGTGATAGGAGAAGATTGCATCATCCGTGAAAATACGACAATAGAAAATTCTACTATTATGAATGGTGTAGAAATCAAAAGTTCAACCCTGTTAGAAGCTGTTGTGGAAGAATACAGTACGATAGGACCTTATGCATATCTTAGACCTAAGGCACATGTTGGAAAACATGTTAAAATAGGTGATTTTGTAGAGGTGAAAAATTCAAAAATCGGAGATTATTCCAAAGCATCGCATCTTGCCTATATCGGAGATGCGGATGTTGGAAAAAATGTTAACATTGGATGTGGAGTTGTTTTTGTCAATTATGACGGGAAAAACAAACACAGAACTACAGTTGGAGATAATTCCTTTATCGGTTCCAATTCTAACTTAGTGGCACCGGTTGAAATTGGAGATATGTCGTTTGTTGCGGCAGGTTCTACCATTACAATTGATGTTCCGGATGATGCACTTTGTATTGCGAGAAATAAAGAGCGTATCAAAGAAAATTGGACAAGTAGAAAAGGTTTGATTAAAAAGAAATAA
- a CDS encoding CBS domain-containing protein: protein MITRTIMTPEHQLIKLSPKQTLEEGLKIISDNSFLSLPVVEDKKFLGVLHAKNILEDLFLKRANEEEVSAMLKDPLEKHMSVNKAIALDTDYIETVAEKFSVNNISFVPIVNKKDEFLGIVTQKAIFGLVVRVYGLKDAKVVIHADDFVGVLSNITRIIEKHGANITNIIQYNTDVMGITEISIRLKGEQLPLLVEKLKERGIKVHEFTPQVQ from the coding sequence ATGATTACAAGAACAATTATGACGCCGGAACATCAGTTGATTAAATTATCTCCAAAGCAGACTTTGGAAGAAGGATTAAAAATTATTTCAGACAATTCATTTTTGTCTTTACCTGTTGTGGAAGACAAAAAGTTTTTAGGTGTATTGCATGCAAAAAATATTTTAGAGGATTTGTTTTTGAAGAGAGCAAATGAAGAAGAAGTTAGTGCAATGCTCAAAGATCCTTTGGAAAAACATATGAGCGTGAACAAGGCGATTGCTTTGGATACAGATTATATTGAGACAGTGGCTGAAAAATTTTCGGTTAACAACATCAGTTTTGTTCCGATTGTAAACAAAAAGGATGAATTCTTGGGAATTGTTACACAAAAAGCAATTTTTGGACTTGTAGTTCGAGTTTATGGTCTTAAAGATGCCAAAGTAGTGATTCATGCAGATGATTTTGTCGGAGTATTGAGCAACATCACTCGTATCATTGAAAAACATGGTGCAAATATTACCAATATCATTCAATACAACACGGATGTTATGGGAATTACTGAGATTTCTATCCGTCTGAAAGGGGAACAACTACCGTTGTTGGTAGAGAAACTGAAAGAACGCGGAATCAAGGTTCATGAGTTTACTCCACAAGTGCAATAG
- a CDS encoding hemolysin family protein, translating into MQITILVALLFFSAFFSMSETALMSMSKIRLRHLVENHVKHAKLTQDLLDHPNQLLGTILVGNNLVNIAASAIATSIAIYFWNNKGVGIATFLMTLLILIFGEITPKNIAIDYTEEIVLFIAPIMSVFVKIFSPVVWILTNFTNGLLHLFGLNKQEKKPLITEEELKTIVEVSSQEGVLESDEKEIIDNIFEYSDMRVKDIMIQRMDIVAVDVSATYEEVVEAFGEKQFSRIPVYEDTIDNIVGVLYAKDLFFIPVEKIKQFDIKKYMREPFYTYEFIKISDFFRRMQGDRIHIAIVLDEYGGVAGIITMEDIIESILGDINDEYDPQDEEDIVCIKEGEYLVNGSVRLEDLNEEIGTHFESEDFESIGGFILGILGRIPRTGEIINYESIRFVIEKVDKSRIMKIRLFY; encoded by the coding sequence ATGCAAATAACTATTTTAGTAGCACTTCTGTTTTTTTCGGCATTTTTTTCTATGTCGGAAACGGCGTTGATGTCTATGAGCAAGATTCGATTGCGACATTTGGTGGAAAATCATGTAAAACATGCAAAGTTAACACAGGACTTGTTAGACCATCCGAATCAACTGTTAGGCACAATATTGGTGGGAAACAACTTGGTAAATATTGCGGCATCAGCGATTGCAACATCTATAGCAATTTACTTTTGGAACAACAAAGGGGTTGGAATTGCAACTTTTTTGATGACGTTGTTAATACTGATTTTCGGAGAAATTACTCCTAAAAATATAGCGATTGATTATACGGAAGAAATTGTACTTTTTATTGCACCGATTATGAGTGTGTTTGTAAAAATATTTTCTCCTGTAGTATGGATTTTGACCAATTTTACAAACGGACTTCTTCATTTGTTCGGGTTGAACAAGCAGGAAAAGAAGCCCCTTATTACTGAAGAAGAATTGAAGACAATTGTAGAGGTATCCAGCCAGGAGGGAGTGTTGGAATCAGACGAAAAAGAAATTATTGATAATATTTTTGAATATAGTGATATGCGTGTGAAAGATATTATGATTCAGAGAATGGATATTGTTGCGGTGGATGTTTCAGCAACTTATGAAGAAGTGGTCGAAGCTTTTGGAGAAAAGCAGTTCTCAAGAATTCCGGTCTATGAAGATACGATTGACAATATTGTGGGAGTTCTGTATGCAAAGGATTTGTTTTTTATTCCGGTGGAAAAGATAAAACAATTTGATATCAAAAAGTATATGAGAGAGCCGTTTTATACCTATGAATTCATCAAGATATCCGACTTTTTCCGTAGAATGCAGGGTGATCGTATCCATATTGCAATTGTGTTGGATGAATATGGTGGAGTTGCGGGAATCATTACCATGGAAGATATCATTGAAAGTATTTTGGGAGATATCAATGATGAGTATGATCCGCAAGATGAAGAAGATATTGTTTGTATCAAAGAAGGAGAATATTTGGTAAACGGTTCTGTTCGTTTGGAAGATTTGAATGAAGAAATCGGAACTCATTTTGAATCAGAGGATTTTGAGTCGATAGGAGGATTTATTTTAGGAATTTTAGGTAGAATTCCGAGAACGGGGGAAATTATAAATTATGAATCCATTCGATTTGTGATTGAAAAAGTAGACAAGAGCAGGATTATGAAGATTAGATTGTTTTATTAA
- a CDS encoding Ppx/GppA phosphatase family protein → MKKLASIDIGTNSMRLLIAEHGEQLENRKKYIDITRMGHGVDSHGFINEETMERNLEALHQFIDLARREKVDDIYVMGTSALRDSKNRNEFVKKAKELTGVQVEVIGGKQEALLGFCGAIAGLKTSGYVLIIDIGGGSTEFMLGSREEGILFSESLNIGALRMTEKFVKNDKVSMEERNQIAEFVNRDMDSIIEFLEAYPITQLIGIGGTITTYSAIVQNMKTYDMNKIHNSTIKREQVSYLVDFMAEQTLEERKTVSGLQPKRADIIVAGGVILETILKKLHRDSITVSEYDNLEGLIYHNMKSGN, encoded by the coding sequence ATGAAAAAATTAGCTTCTATTGATATCGGCACGAATTCTATGAGGTTGTTGATTGCAGAGCATGGAGAACAATTGGAAAATCGAAAAAAATATATAGATATTACAAGAATGGGTCACGGTGTGGATTCTCACGGTTTTATCAATGAGGAAACCATGGAAAGAAACTTGGAAGCATTGCATCAATTTATAGATTTGGCGAGAAGAGAAAAAGTGGATGACATCTATGTGATGGGAACATCTGCATTGAGAGATTCCAAAAACAGAAACGAGTTTGTGAAAAAAGCAAAGGAACTCACTGGTGTTCAAGTAGAAGTGATTGGAGGAAAACAGGAAGCGTTGCTGGGTTTTTGCGGAGCAATTGCAGGACTGAAAACATCGGGTTATGTGTTGATTATTGATATTGGCGGCGGTTCGACAGAATTTATGTTGGGCTCGAGAGAAGAAGGTATCTTATTTTCTGAAAGCTTGAATATCGGTGCACTTCGTATGACTGAAAAATTTGTGAAAAATGACAAGGTTTCCATGGAAGAGAGAAATCAAATTGCCGAATTTGTCAATAGAGATATGGATTCTATTATTGAGTTTTTGGAAGCATACCCTATCACACAGTTGATTGGGATTGGCGGAACGATTACCACATATTCTGCAATTGTTCAGAATATGAAGACATATGATATGAACAAAATTCACAACAGTACCATTAAGAGAGAACAGGTGAGTTATCTGGTTGACTTTATGGCAGAGCAGACTTTGGAGGAACGCAAAACGGTAAGCGGTTTGCAACCGAAAAGAGCTGATATTATTGTAGCCGGCGGTGTGATATTAGAAACAATCTTGAAAAAGTTACATCGAGATTCTATAACGGTTAGTGAATACGATAATTTGGAAGGGTTGATTTATCATAACATGAAATCCGGAAACTAA
- a CDS encoding FtsB family cell division protein, with product MKIYRKNETKTAEKTDSFLNRDVKGEGVKKEKVASNIFFISVCAVLIMIVIGTGIKFLNQGLTMMRLERQKVELEEKIAEEKKSIEGLKKDLLDSKTPEFIEKQAREQLKMVKPNERVYIDLERKQ from the coding sequence ATGAAAATTTACAGAAAAAATGAAACAAAGACAGCAGAAAAAACAGACTCTTTTTTGAACAGAGATGTTAAGGGAGAGGGAGTAAAAAAGGAGAAGGTCGCTTCGAATATATTTTTTATCTCAGTGTGTGCTGTTTTGATTATGATTGTGATAGGAACAGGAATTAAGTTTTTGAATCAAGGTTTAACCATGATGCGCTTGGAACGCCAAAAGGTCGAATTGGAGGAAAAGATAGCAGAAGAGAAAAAGTCGATTGAAGGCTTGAAAAAAGATCTGTTAGACTCGAAAACACCTGAATTTATTGAAAAACAAGCAAGAGAACAGTTGAAAATGGTGAAACCGAATGAGAGAGTGTATATCGATTTAGAAAGGAAACAGTAG
- a CDS encoding RNA-binding S4 domain-containing protein: protein MRLDKFLKVSRIIKRRTVAKDATNGGVVLVNGKESKASTKVKVGDVLDITFGERTMTVRILDLKDTTKKEEASQLYEVISE from the coding sequence ATGAGATTAGATAAATTTTTGAAGGTATCACGAATCATTAAGAGAAGAACGGTCGCGAAGGACGCAACCAACGGGGGAGTTGTGTTGGTCAATGGGAAAGAATCAAAGGCATCCACAAAAGTAAAAGTCGGAGATGTGTTAGATATTACCTTTGGGGAACGCACAATGACGGTTCGAATTTTAGATTTGAAAGATACTACCAAAAAAGAGGAAGCATCACAACTATATGAAGTGATTTCGGAGTAG
- the rsmI gene encoding 16S rRNA (cytidine(1402)-2'-O)-methyltransferase, whose protein sequence is MLYICPTPIGNMEDITLRVLNTLKKVDYIACEDTRHSAILLNYYDIHKPLISLHEHNEMEKREEIIRLLAEGNEIALVSDAGMPGIQDPGYLLIQAAIERNIPYTVLPGASAVITAAVASNLVQKEFLFIGFLPRKKTLQLEQLENLKSVSWPIVFYEAPHRIEDTLFNIYQVFENRRISICREISKKFEEYIHTDFDSLDSEKIERRGEFVIVVEGCAEIQKEYTQEDILQMLKEEIEKGSSKKDAVRTVMIQTKLPKKSVYPLSLEL, encoded by the coding sequence TTGTTATATATATGTCCGACTCCGATTGGGAATATGGAAGATATTACCTTGAGAGTATTGAACACTTTAAAAAAAGTTGATTATATTGCCTGTGAAGATACGAGACACTCTGCCATATTACTAAACTATTATGATATTCACAAACCGTTAATCAGTCTGCACGAACATAATGAAATGGAAAAGCGTGAAGAGATTATTCGATTGCTTGCAGAAGGGAATGAGATTGCGTTGGTGTCTGATGCCGGTATGCCGGGGATTCAAGATCCGGGATATTTATTGATTCAGGCGGCGATTGAAAGAAATATTCCTTATACCGTTTTGCCGGGTGCGAGTGCTGTTATTACGGCAGCGGTAGCATCCAATTTGGTACAAAAAGAGTTTTTGTTTATCGGATTTCTTCCGAGAAAGAAGACACTACAATTGGAGCAATTGGAGAATCTGAAGAGTGTGAGTTGGCCGATTGTATTTTATGAAGCTCCGCATCGAATTGAGGATACTTTGTTTAACATCTATCAGGTTTTTGAGAATCGTCGGATATCAATCTGTAGAGAAATCAGCAAAAAATTTGAAGAATATATTCATACTGACTTTGATTCATTGGATTCTGAGAAGATAGAGAGAAGAGGAGAATTTGTCATAGTTGTAGAAGGGTGTGCAGAGATTCAAAAAGAGTATACCCAAGAAGATATTTTGCAAATGCTGAAGGAAGAGATTGAGAAAGGAAGTTCCAAAAAAGATGCTGTTCGTACTGTGATGATACAAACAAAATTACCTAAAAAAAGTGTGTATCCGCTTTCTTTAGAACTTTAA
- a CDS encoding tRNA1(Val) (adenine(37)-N6)-methyltransferase codes for MNERQIPLLENERIDDLNLKGLKIIQQTNGFCFGMDAVLLSNFIKVRPNFVGADLGTGTGIIPILILGKSNLKKIYAFEIQEEVADMAQRSVLLNGLEDRATVICSDLKLANRHIEKCSLDFVVSNPPYMKTDGLQNLNEKKKISRHEVKCSLEDIFVTAENLLKVSGVFYMVHRPNRLCDIFELCRKYRLEPKEMRMVYPYVGKAPNLVLLKIVKHGKPDLKLLEPLYVYDENRLFTKEIEMIYSKLTIEEN; via the coding sequence ATGAATGAAAGACAAATACCGTTATTAGAGAACGAAAGAATAGATGACTTGAACCTGAAAGGTCTGAAGATTATTCAACAGACAAATGGATTTTGTTTTGGAATGGATGCTGTCTTACTGTCAAATTTCATAAAAGTAAGACCGAATTTTGTCGGAGCTGATTTGGGAACGGGTACCGGGATTATTCCGATTTTGATTCTTGGGAAAAGCAATCTCAAAAAAATATATGCTTTTGAAATACAGGAAGAAGTTGCGGATATGGCACAGAGGTCGGTGTTGTTGAACGGTTTGGAAGATAGAGCAACCGTTATTTGTTCAGATTTGAAACTGGCAAATCGGCATATTGAAAAATGCAGTTTAGATTTTGTTGTGTCCAATCCTCCTTACATGAAGACTGACGGCTTGCAGAATCTGAATGAAAAGAAAAAAATATCCAGACATGAAGTAAAGTGTAGTTTGGAGGATATTTTTGTTACAGCAGAAAATTTGTTGAAAGTATCCGGTGTATTTTATATGGTACATCGACCAAACCGTTTATGTGATATTTTTGAATTGTGTCGGAAATACCGTTTAGAACCGAAGGAAATGAGGATGGTTTATCCTTATGTGGGCAAAGCACCTAATCTGGTATTGTTGAAGATAGTGAAACACGGGAAACCCGATTTAAAACTGTTGGAACCGTTATATGTGTATGATGAGAATAGATTGTTTACAAAAGAGATTGAGATGATTTATTCCAAGTTAACGATAGAGGAGAATTGA
- a CDS encoding PSP1 domain-containing protein translates to MIEVIGIRFKKAGKIYYFNPNGVTTEFGDKVIVETVRGIEIGIVEVPSKELKEESFAMKLKPVVRKATQEDLDRYEENKKKEKEAEDIFIKKSAKHNLEMNLVDTEYTFDRSKLIFYFTADGRIDFRELVKELAAIFRTRIELRQIGVRDEAKTMGGIGCCGRPLCCSTWLGDFQSVSIKMAKDQNLSLNPTKISGICGRLFCCLNYEHQVYEGILREMPNVGSIVQTPDGKGKVLETKTILEEVKVQVENKKADTIEVKKYPLSEIKILKNYKRKEKKNDYDEHELKKLLED, encoded by the coding sequence TTGATAGAAGTAATTGGAATTCGATTCAAAAAAGCCGGAAAAATTTATTATTTTAATCCAAACGGTGTGACGACTGAATTTGGAGATAAAGTCATTGTTGAAACGGTGCGTGGAATTGAAATAGGAATTGTGGAAGTTCCATCAAAAGAACTGAAAGAAGAAAGTTTTGCGATGAAGTTGAAACCGGTTGTACGCAAGGCGACACAAGAGGATTTGGACCGGTATGAGGAAAATAAGAAAAAGGAAAAGGAAGCAGAGGACATCTTTATTAAGAAATCAGCAAAACATAATTTAGAGATGAATCTGGTGGATACAGAGTATACATTTGATAGAAGTAAGTTGATTTTTTATTTTACGGCAGACGGGAGAATTGATTTCAGAGAGCTTGTTAAGGAATTAGCTGCAATCTTTCGCACACGCATCGAACTTCGACAAATCGGAGTAAGAGATGAGGCAAAAACGATGGGGGGTATCGGATGTTGCGGGAGACCGTTGTGTTGTTCCACTTGGTTGGGAGATTTTCAATCAGTTTCTATTAAAATGGCGAAGGATCAAAATCTTTCTTTGAATCCGACTAAAATTTCCGGAATATGTGGAAGACTGTTCTGTTGTTTAAATTATGAACATCAAGTCTATGAAGGTATTTTGAGAGAAATGCCTAATGTGGGCAGTATCGTGCAGACGCCGGACGGAAAAGGGAAAGTGCTTGAAACGAAAACTATTCTGGAAGAAGTCAAAGTACAGGTGGAAAACAAGAAAGCTGATACGATTGAAGTAAAAAAATATCCTCTTTCAGAAATTAAAATTTTGAAAAATTATAAAAGAAAAGAAAAAAAGAATGATTATGATGAACATGAATTGAAGAAGTTGTTGGAAGATTAG